The Strix aluco isolate bStrAlu1 chromosome 1, bStrAlu1.hap1, whole genome shotgun sequence genome has a window encoding:
- the TARP gene encoding T-cell receptor gamma alternate reading frame protein isoform X2 — protein MLLLAVLVATATWSYGYAQGIPIQKPLSVTKSKGSVRLECDFKDVSEYNDVTIIHWYQQKENEAPVRILYLAQSKVVDGGFQEYRYMVEKDPHKKMCILTINDVIPDDSATYYCAYWDRQVGYYEKVFGSGTKLIVSDEVISSPASSEILQKRHENQIMYVCLIEKFYPEVIRVTWTDEADKEVTDNIIKGDVWKPTNGDKYSIGSWLTVPAENKDKNYYCKYEHESQQRSLSTQDSRKTATQQKDCSPGNSTVNFNKDHLMHRTAYLVYIVLLLKSSMYYLIVLFLIYRMWAPTKHQGKKA, from the exons atgctgctgctggcagtgcttGTGGCCACAGCCACTTGGTCTT atggATATGCACAAGGAATCCCCATACAGAAGCCCCTGTCTGTCACCAAATCTAAAGGAAGTGTGCGCTTGGAATGTGACTTTAAAGATGTCTCTGAATATAATGATGTCACCATCATACACTGGTATCAACAGAAGGAGAATGAAGCTCCAGTGAGGATACTCTACTTAGCACAGTCAAAAGTAGTAGATGGTGGCTTCCAAGAATACAGGTACATGGTTGAAAAAGATCCTCACAAGAAAATGTGTATTCTTACAATAAATGATGTCATTCCAGACGACTCTGCTACCTACTATTGCGCCTACTGGGATCGTCA GGTTGGTTATTACGAGAAGGTGTTTGGCTCCGGTACAAAACTCATTGTGTCAG ACGAAGTTATTTCTTCACCGGCAAGCTCTGAAATCCTGCAGAAGAGACATGAAAATCAGATAATGTATGTTTGCCTTATTGAGAAATTTTACCCAGAGGTTATTCGAGTGACATGGACCGATGAAGCAGATAAGGAGGTAACAGACAACATAATAAAAGGAGACGTTTGGAAGCCCACAAACGGGGATAAATACTCAATCGGCAGCTGGTTAACTGTACCAGCGGAGAACAAAGACAAGAACTATTACTGCAAATATGAGCATGAAAGCCAACAGCGTTCACTGTCGACACAAG ATTCTAGAAAGACTGCTACTCAGCAAAAGGACTGCAGCCCTGGAAACAGCACAGTTAATTTTAATAAAg ATCACTTAATGCACAGGACAGCATATTTAGTGTACATCGTCCTTCTTCTGAAGAGCTCCATGTACTATCTCATCGTACTCTTCCTCATCTACAGAATGTGGGCTCCAACCAAGcaccaaggaaagaaagcataa
- the TARP gene encoding T-cell receptor gamma alternate reading frame protein isoform X1: MLLLAVLVATATWSYGYAQGIPIQKPLSVTKSKGSVRLECDFKDVSEYNDVTIIHWYQQKENEAPVRILYLAQSKVVDGGFQEYRYMVEKDPHKKMCILTINDVIPDDSATYYCAYWDLWTTWIKYFGTGTKLIVSNEVISSPASSEILQKRHENQIMYVCLIEKFYPEVIRVTWTDEADKEVTDNIIKGDVWKPTNGDKYSIGSWLTVPAENKDKNYYCKYEHESQQRSLSTQDSRKTATQQKDCSPGNSTVNFNKDHLMHRTAYLVYIVLLLKSSMYYLIVLFLIYRMWAPTKHQGKKA, from the exons atgctgctgctggcagtgcttGTGGCCACAGCCACTTGGTCTT atggATATGCACAAGGAATCCCCATACAGAAGCCCCTGTCTGTCACCAAATCTAAAGGAAGTGTGCGCTTGGAATGTGACTTTAAAGATGTCTCTGAATATAATGATGTCACCATCATACACTGGTATCAACAGAAGGAGAATGAAGCTCCAGTGAGGATACTCTACTTAGCACAGTCAAAAGTAGTAGATGGTGGCTTCCAAGAATACAGGTACATGGTTGAAAAAGATCCTCACAAGAAAATGTGTATTCTTACAATAAATGATGTCATTCCAGACGACTCTGCTACCTACTATTGCGCCTACTGGGATC TGTGGACCACATGGATCAAATACTTCGGCACAGGAACCAAGCTAATTGTCTCAA ACGAAGTTATTTCTTCACCGGCAAGCTCTGAAATCCTGCAGAAGAGACATGAAAATCAGATAATGTATGTTTGCCTTATTGAGAAATTTTACCCAGAGGTTATTCGAGTGACATGGACCGATGAAGCAGATAAGGAGGTAACAGACAACATAATAAAAGGAGACGTTTGGAAGCCCACAAACGGGGATAAATACTCAATCGGCAGCTGGTTAACTGTACCAGCGGAGAACAAAGACAAGAACTATTACTGCAAATATGAGCATGAAAGCCAACAGCGTTCACTGTCGACACAAG ATTCTAGAAAGACTGCTACTCAGCAAAAGGACTGCAGCCCTGGAAACAGCACAGTTAATTTTAATAAAg ATCACTTAATGCACAGGACAGCATATTTAGTGTACATCGTCCTTCTTCTGAAGAGCTCCATGTACTATCTCATCGTACTCTTCCTCATCTACAGAATGTGGGCTCCAACCAAGcaccaaggaaagaaagcataa